The Actinopolyspora erythraea genome has a segment encoding these proteins:
- a CDS encoding LacI family DNA-binding transcriptional regulator: protein MARINEVADRAGVSTATVSRALNGKGTVDSELVARVVAAAAELGYRPNGPARNLRRQETTVLALIISDVENPFFTAISRGVEDVAHAAGYSVVLCNSDDDPDKERAYVGVALREQVAGVLLSPTGRTSGHELLRGDGTPVVALDRPLPGATGDAVLVDTRPAARQATLHLVEQGYRRVGCITGPSGISTAEARLAGYRDGLRAAKLRSSASLVRRCDFKTSGARQAARSLLGQPDPPDALLVANNAIAIGALEALAESGLRPGADVGLVSFDDAPWAKLLDPPLSVVAQPAYDMGTVGAQLLLGRIGGERLEATTTTLSAHLVERGSSSPRPR, encoded by the coding sequence TTGGCGAGAATCAACGAGGTGGCCGATCGGGCGGGTGTGTCCACGGCGACGGTGTCTAGAGCGCTGAACGGCAAGGGCACGGTGGACTCGGAACTGGTGGCGCGTGTGGTGGCCGCCGCCGCGGAACTCGGCTACCGGCCGAACGGTCCGGCCCGCAACCTGCGAAGACAGGAAACCACGGTGCTGGCGCTGATCATCTCCGACGTGGAGAACCCGTTCTTCACCGCGATCTCGCGCGGTGTGGAGGACGTGGCCCACGCAGCGGGGTACTCGGTGGTGCTGTGCAACTCCGACGACGACCCCGACAAGGAACGCGCCTACGTCGGCGTGGCGCTGCGGGAGCAGGTGGCCGGGGTGCTGCTCTCCCCCACGGGGAGGACCAGCGGGCACGAGCTGCTGCGCGGCGACGGTACCCCGGTCGTGGCGCTGGACCGGCCGCTTCCCGGCGCCACCGGCGACGCGGTACTGGTGGACACCCGTCCGGCCGCCAGGCAGGCGACCCTGCACCTCGTGGAGCAGGGCTACCGCCGGGTGGGCTGCATAACCGGGCCGAGCGGCATCTCCACCGCCGAGGCGCGGCTCGCGGGCTACCGCGACGGCCTGCGCGCCGCCAAACTGCGCAGCTCGGCCTCACTGGTGCGCAGGTGCGACTTCAAGACCTCAGGGGCTCGGCAGGCCGCCCGGTCCCTGCTGGGACAACCGGATCCCCCGGACGCGCTGCTCGTCGCCAACAACGCGATAGCGATCGGAGCGCTGGAAGCGCTGGCCGAGTCGGGGCTGCGTCCCGGAGCGGACGTGGGGCTGGTCTCCTTCGACGACGCCCCCTGGGCCAAGCTGCTGGACCCGCCGCTGTCCGTGGTGGCACAGCCCGCCTACGACATGGGAACAGTGGGGGCGCAACTGCTGCTGGGACGCATCGGCGGCGAACGGCTCGAAGCGACCACCACCACCCTGTCCGCCCACCTGGTCGAACGCGGCAGCAGTTCCCCGCGACCGCGCTAG